From a single uncultured Fretibacterium sp. genomic region:
- a CDS encoding RDD family protein, which yields MDETVLEPTGMSTSEAGREGPELRSKSPRPAPLGIRLAARCFDFVILLLLFEFFTEHTHRGFAKSFFIAPTERFGFGMEMGFHVLAFSILVGGVFLRLAAIYFLCNYWSLFGSGRSLGKRMTQIRIADVGDGKNCPLRPLGFSRIFRREALFLLAVTPLFVAWCYGLPPAYKMVSYGLSVLLLVFEAVPAFFLSRRSLPDRIAGTWVCDLKSSAPSSPFTFPCAETEGAKALKEDKEQLSDDEWNAAPSRSCEVFLEPAPLWRRACAWAVDFVVLGMVMDFTGRARDYIFHGELYLFRSFGLRTRGEDAGFLLMGGILFAYLLYALFVYLLMNYVKLRRSGQSIGKGVGRVRIVCMEGGRMGIVRMLLREAPFLISVSLLVFTMDFTLGIRFSSPSFIWDRWWDKLGFILMFCVKVGFVVFVVDALPGLFGSRRCIHDRLADTRVGMALPPSVDSGRMGEESL from the coding sequence ATGGACGAGACGGTATTGGAACCAACGGGGATGAGCACATCGGAAGCCGGGCGGGAGGGACCGGAGCTGAGGTCGAAATCGCCAAGGCCGGCTCCACTGGGTATCCGGTTGGCTGCACGGTGTTTCGATTTCGTTATTTTGCTTCTGCTTTTCGAATTTTTTACGGAACATACACACAGAGGGTTTGCCAAGTCCTTCTTCATCGCCCCCACCGAGCGCTTCGGCTTTGGGATGGAGATGGGGTTTCATGTCTTGGCGTTTTCTATCTTGGTGGGTGGGGTTTTTCTCCGTCTCGCCGCCATTTATTTCCTCTGTAATTATTGGAGCCTGTTCGGATCCGGCCGGAGCCTTGGCAAGAGGATGACACAAATCCGCATTGCGGATGTGGGAGATGGCAAAAACTGTCCTTTGCGCCCCCTTGGGTTCAGCCGCATATTCCGCCGGGAGGCTTTGTTCCTCCTTGCAGTAACGCCATTGTTCGTTGCCTGGTGCTACGGCTTGCCGCCCGCATACAAAATGGTTTCCTATGGGCTTTCCGTTCTCCTCTTGGTTTTTGAGGCAGTTCCGGCATTTTTTCTGTCTCGTCGGAGCCTTCCCGACCGGATTGCGGGGACGTGGGTCTGTGACCTGAAGTCCTCGGCTCCGTCCTCTCCTTTTACCTTTCCTTGTGCCGAAACGGAGGGAGCGAAAGCATTGAAGGAGGATAAAGAGCAGTTGTCGGATGATGAATGGAACGCAGCGCCATCCCGGTCGTGTGAGGTATTTCTGGAGCCAGCGCCCCTGTGGCGGCGAGCCTGTGCGTGGGCGGTAGATTTTGTCGTGTTGGGTATGGTCATGGATTTTACGGGTAGAGCACGGGATTATATTTTTCACGGTGAACTCTACCTCTTCCGTTCTTTTGGCTTACGAACAAGAGGGGAAGATGCGGGGTTTCTTTTGATGGGGGGCATATTGTTTGCGTATCTTCTTTACGCGCTGTTCGTATACCTTCTGATGAATTACGTGAAGCTGCGGCGCAGCGGTCAGAGCATCGGCAAGGGTGTCGGCCGGGTCCGTATCGTCTGCATGGAGGGTGGCCGGATGGGGATTGTCCGCATGCTGCTGCGTGAGGCGCCGTTTTTGATCTCCGTGTCTCTCCTGGTTTTTACGATGGATTTCACGTTGGGTATACGTTTCTCGTCCCCGAGCTTCATATGGGATCGTTGGTGGGATAAGCTGGGTTTTATCCTGATGTTTTGTGTGAAGGTGGGTTTTGTCGTTTTTGTTGTCGACGCGCTTCCGGGGCTATTTGGTTCGCGACGCTGCATCCATGACCGTCTTGCGGATACGCGGGTTGGGATGGCGCTTCCGCCGTCCGTCGATTCTGGGAGGATGGGCGAGGAGTCCCTTTAG